Below is a genomic region from Betta splendens chromosome 8, fBetSpl5.4, whole genome shotgun sequence.
ACAGGTTAGGAAGACCATCGTGAGAAAAACATCACTTGCATTTAGATAAAAACTCATTAATAACCCAACAGAAACCATGGTTTACCTCTCTTGGGGTTTTGAAGCCCAGCCCGACATTCTTGTAGTAACGGGGGAGCTTTTCCTTGACCTCCTTGCCACCATCAGCTACAAGAACACGCTTCTTGTTCTGGAAGATGGTGGGCTGCTTCTGATAAGCCCTCTCGGTCTGTGGAGAAAAATGATTGAGTTTAACGCCAAGCTACGAAGTCATGCTTCAAGACCATGCCTTTTCACATACTGCTGTATGGGCTCGGTAACTACCGCTTCCTCTTAGTAAAACGTATATTGGCACGACATGTATGTATATTCTCTGGATGAGTCTTATTGTGGCTGGCCATCTCtaaaataaatgcaaaacacCTTTTATGTGGACAGGCCACAAGTCAGCGGGCTAGGCTAACTAAAATGTTAGCATGCCGGCTAACAGAACGGCACACGAGGATATAGAGAACGACAACAATCGTTAATTGTAACATCTCGGAGGCAGTTTTAGAAGTCACAGGACatggattaaaaaacaagctAAGACACAGACTTATCATCGTACGGCTAATTATGCTATTTAACCCTATTAATAACTACTTAAAATCACCACGCCGTTTTGCTTAACGTACTTGTACATCCGCCATCTTTGCCAGCCGAGTCGTAAAGAGGCCGGAACATGCGCGCCACGGACGGAAGACAGCGATACACCGGAAGTGACGCGTGCGAAAAGGCGAGGCACACAGTTTTACATCTATAAACCTATACCATTTTGACCAAAGTCATCACCGCTGATTTCAATTCACCGTATTACGTCAAACTTCGTGGGGATTGTGAAATCGATTAAATGCAATTGCTTTTCCCGCAAAAAAATACGTGTCGTCACATGATTACCAGTAACGGAAGTACAGCGATCTAAACAGTCAACAAGATGGCCTCAAACCCAGGAGGAGGTGATCAAGGTACCAGTAAGACTCAGCAATATTTGAACATAAATTAGTTCGTGACAACGTCGCGAACAATTAGTAAGAAACAGATGATCTCACACTTTATTATTTGGGTCTTATTTGGTGgctgtagtttgtttgtttatactAAGAGTAACTGAGTTGTGATTAGCAAAACAGCTACATGTTAGCGTAACGTTACTTTCGCTTCTTTACGCTTCTTTTTAGCGCTAGCTTGAAAGGCTACTCAGATACCGTTGAAACATTGAGTTAGCTATTGTgcttaaaataatataaaacatgtgTAAGTATACAGCCTAATCTTCTACCTCGGTCGTTTCTACGTAGattagtttatttattgttatccATCACATTGTGCAACTCAGGAAAAATGACGTTAACTGAAGGAGGAACATTTAGTTGCGCTATCTAACAAGTAGCATCCTGTTTTGTTGTGTGCGTCCTCTGTGCGTTGTTGTTCTCTCACAGAGTCTTTCTGTACAGGAACACAGCGGAAATAAAAACCGGTCGAACATGTAAATCCGCACTATCAGTCAATAAAATATGGTCTTGTCCTTTATTACGCCGTAAACATTATAGCGAAAGTACAACCATCGTTTTATTCAGAGCACGAAAAATCTAGTTATTTAAAAtcgctgttgtttgtttttcaggaaaTGCCAAAGAGCAGATACTGGAAGTAGGAGCTGTTTTGTTAAAGAAGTAAGTAAATGCTGTACACTTCTTCCTCTTATACGTGTAGTGGCAAATGAGTCTTTCTCAatctgtgtctgcctgtgcaGCTTCATCTATGAGCGGATTCAGAAGCATGATGGCGATGGTGGCAAAGCTGTAGTGACCAGGCAGCAGCTCGGTGGAGGAGAACTGTCTGATGACCACAAGAGGCTTGCCCACTGCCTGCAGCAGATTGGCGATGAGCTGGATGCAAATGCTGAACTTCAAAGGtaaagtttgtgtttgttcatcAGATTGAAGGTCTGAAATATTAAATGACAAGTTTTACCAATAACTGTAATGTTTTCTCCAGTATGATTGATGACTCGTCACTTAGTCCCACAAAAGAAATTTTCATGAAAGTCGCCTTCGAGATTTTCTCAGATGGAAGATTTAACTGGGGCAGGGTGGTGGCACTCTTCTACTTTGCCTGTCGACTTGTCATCAAAGTAAGTTAAGCTGctacacaaataaaatatttatttatttaaataaatataataatttcattttgcaCCGTCTCAGGCTCTTGTGACCCATATTCCTGATATAATCAGGACTATCATCAGCTGGACCCTTGACTACCTCCGAGAATATGTGATCAATTGGATCTCAGAGCAAGGTGGCTGGGTAAGAAGCTATTGAACTCTGCAGCTAGaaaacataatttattaattCTAATAAGACATGTTAATATACTGTCTACCTTTCTATTTATGTTTTATAGGAGGGTATTCGTTCCCACTTTGGCACTCCCACATGGCAGACGGTGGGGGTTTTCCTTGCCGGTGTTCTTACCACTGTTCTAGTCATTCGTAAGATGTAAGGGATGTGTGAAGAGGAGAAAGATGGGAAGAACTGCAAGTGAACAGAGAAaaggaacaaaagcaaaaagaactAGTCTGAGAGACTAGTTCTAGTGACAGTTATAGTGACATGAACAAGTTGAGCATGGAAACTTGTATGTGGACAAGGAGAatcacctttttgtttttacctcCTCTTCACTTTGAGGGCTCAAGAGTTGGACTGTCATACTCATGATTCCTATGCCACAAGTGGTGTATGCACAGACGGGGGTGGTGGAGAGGTTGTCAGTCGAGGAgtgatttaaaataatttattttttacttgGTACAAACAACAATAAGTCACTACATTCTGTTTTTTGTCCTAAATGATGTACGGACCGATATGTTGTGATTAAGTTAAGAGGTTCTACGTTGCATTGTTTTCCTGGTAGCTTTGGTTCCATTCAACTTGCTTTTCTTCCCTTTAGCTCCATCCATATCATCCTGGTGTCTGTATGCTAGAAATTCCATCTTCATATGTATTTTGTGAATGCTCACTGGTGTAAAATCTGGAATGATCTGCTGGCAATAAGTGAGTGGGAAGGTGGTCATTACCCAACAATTTAAAGATATTTTTGCAAATGTTTCTGAAATGTATGAAAAGGATGATTTATACAATGAGGAAATCTTTTCTTATAATTGGATATAGGCGATACCAAGtaattgtttctttttcatGAATACACAGTTCAACTGTATTTTAGCAAATGATAAAAGTGCCACTTGTATACAAAgttgtttacatttaacatcaaTCATCCCATGGTTAAAAGTCACGTGATTTCAGGAAAATTACAAAGTTTAAAGTAAATTTAGCCATATGCTGTTTTCAGGCATTTCGACCTAATGTGGCTCCTTATAAGTCTCACTTTTGGTTTTTAATGTGTTGTGAATGGAGCCGCAATACATGAACCGATGCTTCCTGATGTCGTTGGAAGAATTTGCACTGCAGATGCAGAAAGCACTGGATTGCTCACAGATTACCTCACTTTACACCTTTTCCAAGTACTGTATTTTTACGTGAGTTATTCCAACTGCAATCTTATCTACACGACAATAGGCTTTTCATACGATTTCCTTGTTTGTCAGTGccttggtgttttttttaatcgcaAGTCACTTTGATATTCTcagatttttactttttactatCACATTTGTAAAGTAAAAAGTTTTTCCATGTGTTTCTGAAAATCTCTTTTGCAGTGACCTGTATgttaaaataaagcttttaacTTTTACTGTATGAAGTGATAAGCCATAATTACTTAATGAAGAATATTGTTATTAagtattattatactgtatttgcATGACCATAATTTTATAAAATGCCTTAGTAAGAAACACATCATTAATGTTTTACACTGGGAACAATGTCATGACCCAGAAAGAGATCAATGAATGTCAATACAGCTTAGGTTAGACTTGTAAGTCACTATTCTTTAGGGTCTATTTTTGATTTTTTGTAAACACAATAATATTTAAAGATTTATTGCTAAGTGATAGCAGTTTAGTGTAACTTCATATGATAAATTTTAGGTAAATACCACACAAAGTAAAGTTTATTGATTATTTGAAAGCATGCAACAAACAATTAGAACatgtaaatattacaataagctaaaaaagctaaatgatGGGATAATACCCCATCACAGTATTTTAAACATGAGGCACAATGTAATAAAGTGTTTCACAGATAAAACATATGGTCCTCACAGAAAGAGACAAGTTAAAAGTCGCATTGGAGAGGCAGTGGCTTGATTCCTGGCTTCCCCAAGTCATGAGCccaagtgtccttgggcaagacactgaaccccaagctGTGCATGGTATCAGCATAAGCTGCACAGCAGTTCTGTCACCAGTATATGACAGAGCACTAAGTAGAAAGGTGCTTTAGAAATGCAGGAGCATTTACATTAAAATCAGCTCAAGGAAAAATGACCAACGGATGAGGAGAGACTTTGGCCGATGGGGAAGGAGAGCAGTGGTCTCTAACGTGTCTCCAGTATGCCGTTTCTTATCCTCCACTTCCAGGAAGGGCTGAAGTCGTCAGCGGGAACACAGCTGAGCTCAAGACCAGACTCATGCACCTCCTCATCATGAGCAATGTGTTGGCCCTGCTGCGTCTCCAGAGTGAAAACCCTCCTTGAGATCTAGAGACGACACATAGATAAGCTTTAAATAAGTGTTGTCTTACAGTGCATAAGCACTTGTTCACATTGGCATTAATTACTGTTTAAATGTGTGATGCTGCTATATGATCTCTCTCTACCTGATCACTGATTCCAGTAGCGATGTGGCCAACCTTCACCCGCCGGGTCTCTCTGATCCGGATACTTCTCCTGTTGAAGTCCCTTATGCAGACATCCACCCCTAAGACAGAAAGACATACTGTGAGGGAAACTGTATTCTATGTTAACATTGGGTTATAGACTAACTAGTTTTTTGGTTCATTAAAtaccagttgttttttttcattctacCTTCAAAACAACAGGGTGGTGGCAGTTGCGTGTGACCCAACAAATCCATACTGAAGACCTGCACATCTGACTGATTGTAGGAAAAGACACCAGAGCTTAAGTTGTCTACTGGGCTCAGGGACCAGCGGCCAGAGTCCtgctaaacaaaaaaacaagagggGTTTGTCACATCATATATGGTTCCATTATAACTGGGAGATGCAGGTGCAAATAAGAGATTCCACTAGTTATTTTCAGGTACCTTTTTGTCCCATGGCTCCCAGTCACTGCTGAGGCCAGACAAGAGCTGCTCCTGCATCTCAGCAGACTGGGGCTGGGACAGACTGCTCAAGTAGAAATCTGTTGAGACATATACTAAATTAGACACAGGAAAATAAGCagaatgaaaataaattaataaaatacaaCTTCACCTTTGAGTAGCTCATGTTCAGGTATTTTGGTGATGTTGTTGCCCCGTTTGTGGTTTGACTCCAAGTTCAGAGTTTGCGGACAGCAAAGCGAGCGTGGCTTTGTGTCATTAGACTCAGCCTCCAAGGCTTCATTGTCATTATACAGCTTCTTGATCCACCTGCCTGGCTTCTGCACAGATTCCTggtgtttttgttcctcttcataCTCAACACTTCCATTCAAGATTTGCAGGGAGTCTGGGGGTTTGCTGGCAATAAACACAGGCTCAATGTAGGGTCCCCTTACTGGGCTAGAGAGGCCTCCAACTGCAATTACACAAAGCGTTAACACTTAATACAGGACACTTAAAAGTTGGAGTTTAACACAGACCAAcacagcatttacatttttgaGCGATTTACCTGCACATTAAGTGCAATCTTACATACCTTTTTTCAGAGCTATATCAGTTTTCACTTTTAGGTCTGACGCTGATGCCCTTTTGACCGGATCCTTCTGAAGTCCTGCCTTTATAACCTCAGCTGTGAGACGGCTACAGTCAGGTGGGATCTCTCTCAGAGGGGGAGGCTCATTGGCGATCTGTACCCATAACAAACAGTAGACGCTATTATTTCCATACAGAGAAGAGGTGATGAGATGCGTGTAGTGTAGTTTTAAAGTTTACCTTCAGGTAAAGCCTGCAGGTATAGTATGTTGTCCAGGGATGACACCCATTGAGCATGTGCAGAAACatacagcagctgctccacacatCTGCTTTAGCTCCGCGTGGTTCCCCTTTTACAACCTCAGGGGCCATGTGGGTCTCTGTGCCCTTTAGCTCTGTTGAGTTTGAGGAAAAACATCAAATTACAGACATGCTACTGGATAAACAACAATTCCTTGTAAATACATCAGAGTTACACGTTTACCATTGGATCCACTGATGCCCTGTCCCCAATTGTTTAGTCTCTCAGCATGACCAAAGTCACACAAGAAGCAATCTCTACCGTCCCCCGACAGCAAAACATTTTCAGCTGTGGGAAACAAGATGAATAAGTTTCAACTATAACAGTTTATTCAAAGTCTAGAGTATTTATGACCGCGTTAGAAACCAGGCATATTAAATAAGACATAAAGGTgtctgtgacagcagctgttgtaaaaacaccttaaGGGGGAATAAATATTGAGAGAATGAACAAGCAGCAAACAGATTTAGTTACTGCCTCACTCTCTCAGGTTTAATGGACACCAGGTG
It encodes:
- the LOC114860604 gene encoding apoptosis regulator BAX-like isoform X1 encodes the protein MASNPGGGDQGTRNAKEQILEVGAVLLKNFIYERIQKHDGDGGKAVVTRQQLGGGELSDDHKRLAHCLQQIGDELDANAELQSMIDDSSLSPTKEIFMKVAFEIFSDGRFNWGRVVALFYFACRLVIKALVTHIPDIIRTIISWTLDYLREYVINWISEQGGWEGIRSHFGTPTWQTVGVFLAGVLTTVLVIRKM
- the LOC114860604 gene encoding apoptosis regulator BAX-like isoform X2, with amino-acid sequence MASNPGGGDQGNAKEQILEVGAVLLKNFIYERIQKHDGDGGKAVVTRQQLGGGELSDDHKRLAHCLQQIGDELDANAELQSMIDDSSLSPTKEIFMKVAFEIFSDGRFNWGRVVALFYFACRLVIKALVTHIPDIIRTIISWTLDYLREYVINWISEQGGWEGIRSHFGTPTWQTVGVFLAGVLTTVLVIRKM